The sequence below is a genomic window from Providencia rettgeri.
GTTGGATAACATTAAAAATGCAAATAGTTCCATCATTTCTTTAGATCATGTACATGCCACCATTGACATGCAATGTTTCACCTGTGATGTAAGCAGCCTCATCAGAAGCTAAAAACGCTACAGCACTGGCAATTTCTTGTGCATCACCCAGTCTATCCGCAGGAACCTGAGATAAAATGCCTGCACGCTGTTCATCTGTCAATGCTTTAGTCATATCTGTTTCGATAAAACCAGGTGCAACGACGTTGACAGTAATACCACGAGAAGCGACTTCACGAGCTAATGATTTGCTAAAACCAATTAACCCTGCTTTCGCTGCTGCATAGTTAGTTTGCCCCGCATTTCCCATTACACCAACAACGGATGCAATTGAAATAATACGTCCACAACGTTTTTTCATCATGGCACGCAAAACGGATTTAGACAAACGGTAAACGGATGAAAGATTGGTGTCAATAATATCTTGCCATTCATCTTCTTTCATACGCATCAATAGGTTATCACGAGTGATACCTGCATTATTAATCAAAATATCAATTTCACCAAATTCTTCGCGGATTTTGGTCAAAGTTTCTTCGATTGATGCTGTATCAGTCACGTTTAAGGCTAAACCTTTACCTTTACCATCAAGATAAGCGGTAATGGCTTCTGCGCCTTTTTCGCTGGTTGCTGTTCCGATAACGGTAGCGCCACGAGCAATTAGTGTTAAAGCAATCGCTTTACCAATTCCACGACTCGCCCCTGTTACCAGTGCAATTTTTCCTTCAAAGCTCATGTCGTCCTCAGCTATTTTCTAAAGCAGTGCTTAATGATACAGGATCATTGACTGCAACGGCAGTTAATTTAGAGACAATTCGCTTGGTAAGACCAGTCAATACTTTTCCTGGGCCTACTTCAATTAGGTGTTCAACGCCTTGATCTGCCATCAATTCTACAGTTTCTGTCCAGCGTACTGGATTATACAGTTGACGGACTAAAGCATCACGAATATTTTGTGCCGATTTCTCAATTTTAACATCAACATTGTTAATAACTGGATAGACTGGCTCACAAAAATCGATTTTTGCTAACGCTTCGGCTAATTTATCAGCAGCTGGCTTCATTAATGCACAATGTGAAGGTACGCTAACAGATAAAGGCAATGCTCGTTTTGCCCCCGCTTCTTTACAGGCGATACCTGCGCGTTCAACGGCCGCTTTTTCACCCGCGATCACAACTTGGCCCGGTGAGTTGAAGTTAACTGGTGAAACCACTTGGCCTTGAGAGGCTTCTTGGCAAGCTTTTTCAATTGATTCATTATCTAAGCCAATAATGGCATACATTGCACCCGTGCCTTCAGGAACCGCTTCCTGCATGAGTTTCCCCCGCAATTCGACCAGTTTAATCGCTTGTTTAAAGTCGATAACACCGGCACAAACTAAAGCTGAATACTCCCCAAGGCTGTGGCCTGCCATGATTGTAGGCATTACGCCATTTTTTTCTTGCCAAACACGGAATATCGCCACAGACGCTGCTAATAAAGCAGGCTGTGTTTGCCATGTTTTATTTAATTCTTCTTCTGGCCCATTTTGTACTAACGCCCAGAGATCGTAACCCAATGCTTCCGATGCTTCAGCGAATGTTTGCTCAACAAGCTGATTTTCTTCAGCCAGTGCCGCTAACATACCTAAAGACTGAGAACCCTGTCCGGGAAATACCATAGCAAATTGTGTCATGTCTATTTTCTCAGTTAATTAAAAACGAACTAATGCAGAGCCCCAAGTGAAACCACCACCGAAAGCTTCTAAAAGCACAAGTTGACCACGCTGAATACGGCCATCGCGCACCGCTTCATCCAACGCTGTAGGAACTGATGCTGCAGACGTATTGCCGTGACGGTCTAATGTGACAACGACTTTATCCATTGTCATATCTAATTTTTTTGCCGTCGCAGAGATAATTCTTAAATTTGCTTGATGTGGGACGAGCCAATCAAGTTCTTCTTTCGCAATGCCGCTTTGTGCTAATGTCTCATCAACAATATGCGCTAATTCACGCACTGCAACTTTAAAGACCTCGTTACCTGTCATGGTTAGATATGCAGGGTCTTCAGAACAACGGCTACGGTTAGGTAATGTCAGTAAATCCCCATAACGACCATCAGCATGTAAATGAGTCGAAATAATACCCGGCTCTTCAGATTCACCAATAACAACAGCCCCTGCCGCATCACCAAATAAAATAATCGTGCCACGATCTGTTGGGTCTAATGTTTTAGATAATGCATCTGCGCCAATCACTAACGCTTTTTTGGTCATACCCGTTTTGACGAATTGATCAGCGATACTAATTGCATAGGTAAAGCCTGCACATGCGGCTGCAACATCAAATGCGGCGCAATCATGAATACCTAGCATCTGTTGAATTTGACAGGCTGCGCTAGGAAATGCGTGAGTTGCGGATGTGGTCGCGACGATAATTAAACCAATGTCTGTTGCATCGACTTGTGCCATGTCCAACGCATTTTTGGCTGCATGAAACCCCATCACTGACACACTTTCTTCTTCGTTAGCAATTCTTCTTTCATGTATGCCAGTGCGTGTCACAATCCATTCATCAGAAGTATCAACCATTTTTTCCAGATCAGCATTGGTACGTACTTGTGCTGGTAAGTAGCTGCCTGTTCCTAAGATTTTACTGTACATAGCCATAGGTTATTGATCACTCCTGGGTAAAACAATATTTAGTCGCGCTGTTATTCTTTCTGGGACTTGTTTTTCAACAGCTTGTACTGCGCGGTCAATAGCCGCTTTGAAAGCGCCTTCATTCGCTGCACCATGACTCTTGATGACAATACCTTTTAATCCTAACAGAGTCGCACCGTTATACTGGTCGGGGTTCATGTCCCCAAAACGTTTCATTAAACGTTTTTTTAACCATTTTTTCGCCAGTTGCATAAACCAACCGCTTTTTTTGTGTTGATCACCGGACGATTTTATCAATGAAAGGATGACACGTATTACGCCTTCCATCGTCTTCAACGAGACATTACCTGCGAAGCCGTCACACACTAACACATCGGTTTTACCTGTCAGTAACTCGTTACCTTCTACATAACCAATGTAGTTAATTGATGTCGTTTCTTTTAATACTGAGGCGGCTTCGCGGATATTATCCAACCCTTTACTCTCTTCTTCGCCAATATTCAGTAACGCAACTCTCGGTTTAGAAATGTTAACCACTTCTTCCGCCATCACGGAACCCATTACGGCAAATTGGACTAGCATATCACTACTGCAGTTAACATTAGCGCCTAAATCTAGCACTACTGTTTGACTTTTTTGCTGATTAGGTAAGATTGTCATTAGCGCTGGGCGCTCAATCCCCTCTATAGACTTTAGCATTAATTTGGCTAAGCCCATCAGCGCACCCGTATTTCCGGCACTCACGCACGCTTGTGCCTGCCCTGTCTTCACTAACTCCAAGGCCACTCGCATCGATGTTCCTTTGCTTTGCCTTATCGCGTTTGATGGTTTTGCATCGTTTGCGATAATGCCATCTGCAGGAATAATTTCGACGCGCGAAATTTGCTCAGCACTTTGATGTGCAAGCAAAGGTTGAATGGCTTCGGGTTGACCGACAAGCAGTAATTTGAGTGCTGGATTAGATGCCAGTGCCTGCAATGCAGCAGGCACCGTGACGCGGGGACCAACATCCCCGCCCATAGCATCTAACGCGATGGTTAGATTAGCCAAGGTAACAACAAATTACTTGTTGATAACCTTACGGCCACGGTAGTAACCATCTGCAGTCACATGGTGACGCAGGTGAGTTTCACCGGAAGTTTTATCTACAGAAACTAGGGTAGCAGTCAGTGCATCATGTGAACGACGCATACCGCGTTTTGAACGAGTTGGTTTATTCTGTTGTACGGCCATTGACCTTACTCCTTAAGTACTTTTCTTTAAACTGGCTAATACGGCAAATGGGTTTGGTTTTTCTGCCTCGGGAGGCAGTTCACCATACACCATGTCCGCTTCGGACACTTCACAGTGTTCAGAATCATGAACCGGAACCACTGGTAAGGATAGAATTATTTCATCTTCTATCATTCCCAGCAAATTTATTTCACCAAATTCATCTACATAAACTGGTTCATACTGTTCCGGTAATGCTTCGGCCTTTTCGTCATTGACGACAGGACTAAAACAATACGATACGTAGACATGATGCTTGAAATCATTTCTGCAACGTTGGCATTGTAGGGTGACATCAACTTCAGAATGTCCCTCTATGACCGTCAAACGCTGATTATCAATTTTAAATGATAATTCGTTTTCTACATCACTATCTACACTGACTACTGATTCGGCAATTCGTGTAACTTGCTCAGATGTATAACTCCCAACATAGTCGAGGTTTTTCTGAGCTGCACGCTGCGCATCGATAGTCAGGGGTAATTTTACCTTTTGCATAAGGCGCGCATATTAACTTTGTAATGAGCTATAGTCAAAGAAAAAGGCGGGGTAAACTCGCCTTTTCACCAAAAAACCGTCGGTTTTACGTTTTATAGTTTAAAATGAGTTAACCCTTTTGGCTACGAGTTTCGAGAAAAATCATGAAATCGATTATTTTGGCGTCAACTTCAACATATCGACAAGCCCTACTAAAAAAACTGGGTTTGCCTTTTTTAGCCGTGGCTCCCAATATTGATGAATCGCCCATATTGAATGAGTCCGCTCAGGCTTTGGTCATGCGTTTGTCTCATGAAAAGGCCAACGCACTCTCTGTTCAATACCCTCAGCATCTGGTTATTGGTTCTGACCAAGTCTGTGTAATTGGAAATAAAATTATGGGCAAACCGCATAATTTTGATAATGCCTTTCAACAGCTTAAATCCGCTTCCGGCAATAAGGTCACTTTTTATACTGGCTTATGTTTGCTAGATAGTGAAACAGGTAAGTTTAATGTCGAGTGCGAACTGTTTCATGTACATTTCAGGCAATTATCTGATGAGGAAATCACTAATTATTTACTTAAAGATGAACCTTATCAGTGTGCTGGGAGTTTTAAATCGGAGGGATTAGGGATCAGTTTATTTGAACGTTTAGAGGGGCGAGACCCTAATACATTAATAGGGCTTCCACTTATTTTATTACTCGAGATGTTACGTCAACACCAAGTCAACCCATTACTTAGCCGATAATTTAGTCGCTAAATATTTATACTGGCAGGAAAAACCTGCCAGTTAATTAAATGACTTACTT
It includes:
- the fabG gene encoding 3-oxoacyl-ACP reductase FabG, which encodes MSFEGKIALVTGASRGIGKAIALTLIARGATVIGTATSEKGAEAITAYLDGKGKGLALNVTDTASIEETLTKIREEFGEIDILINNAGITRDNLLMRMKEDEWQDIIDTNLSSVYRLSKSVLRAMMKKRCGRIISIASVVGVMGNAGQTNYAAAKAGLIGFSKSLAREVASRGITVNVVAPGFIETDMTKALTDEQRAGILSQVPADRLGDAQEIASAVAFLASDEAAYITGETLHVNGGMYMI
- the fabD gene encoding ACP S-malonyltransferase, which codes for MTQFAMVFPGQGSQSLGMLAALAEENQLVEQTFAEASEALGYDLWALVQNGPEEELNKTWQTQPALLAASVAIFRVWQEKNGVMPTIMAGHSLGEYSALVCAGVIDFKQAIKLVELRGKLMQEAVPEGTGAMYAIIGLDNESIEKACQEASQGQVVSPVNFNSPGQVVIAGEKAAVERAGIACKEAGAKRALPLSVSVPSHCALMKPAADKLAEALAKIDFCEPVYPVINNVDVKIEKSAQNIRDALVRQLYNPVRWTETVELMADQGVEHLIEVGPGKVLTGLTKRIVSKLTAVAVNDPVSLSTALENS
- a CDS encoding beta-ketoacyl-ACP synthase III, which produces MYSKILGTGSYLPAQVRTNADLEKMVDTSDEWIVTRTGIHERRIANEEESVSVMGFHAAKNALDMAQVDATDIGLIIVATTSATHAFPSAACQIQQMLGIHDCAAFDVAAACAGFTYAISIADQFVKTGMTKKALVIGADALSKTLDPTDRGTIILFGDAAGAVVIGESEEPGIISTHLHADGRYGDLLTLPNRSRCSEDPAYLTMTGNEVFKVAVRELAHIVDETLAQSGIAKEELDWLVPHQANLRIISATAKKLDMTMDKVVVTLDRHGNTSAASVPTALDEAVRDGRIQRGQLVLLEAFGGGFTWGSALVRF
- the plsX gene encoding phosphate acyltransferase PlsX, which codes for MANLTIALDAMGGDVGPRVTVPAALQALASNPALKLLLVGQPEAIQPLLAHQSAEQISRVEIIPADGIIANDAKPSNAIRQSKGTSMRVALELVKTGQAQACVSAGNTGALMGLAKLMLKSIEGIERPALMTILPNQQKSQTVVLDLGANVNCSSDMLVQFAVMGSVMAEEVVNISKPRVALLNIGEEESKGLDNIREAASVLKETTSINYIGYVEGNELLTGKTDVLVCDGFAGNVSLKTMEGVIRVILSLIKSSGDQHKKSGWFMQLAKKWLKKRLMKRFGDMNPDQYNGATLLGLKGIVIKSHGAANEGAFKAAIDRAVQAVEKQVPERITARLNIVLPRSDQ
- the rpmF gene encoding 50S ribosomal protein L32 — protein: MAVQQNKPTRSKRGMRRSHDALTATLVSVDKTSGETHLRHHVTADGYYRGRKVINK
- the yceD gene encoding 23S rRNA accumulation protein YceD; the protein is MQKVKLPLTIDAQRAAQKNLDYVGSYTSEQVTRIAESVVSVDSDVENELSFKIDNQRLTVIEGHSEVDVTLQCQRCRNDFKHHVYVSYCFSPVVNDEKAEALPEQYEPVYVDEFGEINLLGMIEDEIILSLPVVPVHDSEHCEVSEADMVYGELPPEAEKPNPFAVLASLKKST
- a CDS encoding Maf family protein; the encoded protein is MKSIILASTSTYRQALLKKLGLPFLAVAPNIDESPILNESAQALVMRLSHEKANALSVQYPQHLVIGSDQVCVIGNKIMGKPHNFDNAFQQLKSASGNKVTFYTGLCLLDSETGKFNVECELFHVHFRQLSDEEITNYLLKDEPYQCAGSFKSEGLGISLFERLEGRDPNTLIGLPLILLLEMLRQHQVNPLLSR